In the genome of Neofelis nebulosa isolate mNeoNeb1 chromosome 6, mNeoNeb1.pri, whole genome shotgun sequence, one region contains:
- the NRM gene encoding nurim isoform X2, producing MAPTLLLVPAALASFILAFGTGVEFVRFTSLRPLLGGLPEPGGPDARQGWLAALQDCSILAPLAWDLGLLILFVGQHSLMATETVKAWMSRYFGVLQRSLYVACTALALQVYYHVLGLGEPLALKSPRALRLFSHLRHPVCVELLTVLWVVPTLGTDRLLLALLLTLYLGLAHGLDQQDLRYLRAQLQRKLNLLSRPQEGEAE from the exons ATGGCCCCAACTCTGCTCCTGGTCCCTGCTGCCCTCGCCTCTTTCATCCTGGCTTTTGGCACCGGAGTGGAGTTCGTGCGCTTTACCTCTCTTCGGCCACTTCTTGGAGGGCTCCCGGAGCCTGGGGGTCCGG ATGCCCGCCAAGGATGGCTGGCTGCTCTGCAGGACTGCAGCATCCTTGCCCCCCTGGCTTGGGATCTGGGTCTCCTGATACTATTTGTGGGGCAGCACAGCCTCATGGCAACTGAGACAGTGAAGGCGTGGATGTCTCGATATTTTGGGGTTCTTCAGAGGTCACTGTACGTGGCATGCACTGCCCTGGCATTGCAG GTATACTACCATGTGCTGGGGCTGGGTGAGCCTCTGGCCCTGAAGTCTCCCCGGGCTCTGAGACTCTTCTCCCACTTGCGCCACCCAGTCTGTGTGgagttgctgacagtgctgtggGTGGTGCCCACTCTGGGCACTGACCGCCTCCTCCTTGCTCTCCTCCTTACACTCTACCTGGGCCTGGCTCACGGACTTGACCAGCAAGACCTCCGCTACCTCCGGGCCCAGTTACAAAGAAAACTCAACCTGCTCTCCCGGCCCCAGGAAGGTGAGGCTGAGTGA
- the NRM gene encoding nurim isoform X1, with protein MAPTLLLVPAALASFILAFGTGVEFVRFTSLRPLLGGLPEPGGPDARQGWLAALQDCSILAPLAWDLGLLILFVGQHSLMATETVKAWMSRYFGVLQRSLYVACTALALQLVMRYWEPVPRGPVLWEARAEPWATWVPLLCFVLHVIAWLLIFSILLVFDYAELMGLKQVYYHVLGLGEPLALKSPRALRLFSHLRHPVCVELLTVLWVVPTLGTDRLLLALLLTLYLGLAHGLDQQDLRYLRAQLQRKLNLLSRPQEGEAE; from the exons ATGGCCCCAACTCTGCTCCTGGTCCCTGCTGCCCTCGCCTCTTTCATCCTGGCTTTTGGCACCGGAGTGGAGTTCGTGCGCTTTACCTCTCTTCGGCCACTTCTTGGAGGGCTCCCGGAGCCTGGGGGTCCGG ATGCCCGCCAAGGATGGCTGGCTGCTCTGCAGGACTGCAGCATCCTTGCCCCCCTGGCTTGGGATCTGGGTCTCCTGATACTATTTGTGGGGCAGCACAGCCTCATGGCAACTGAGACAGTGAAGGCGTGGATGTCTCGATATTTTGGGGTTCTTCAGAGGTCACTGTACGTGGCATGCACTGCCCTGGCATTGCAG TTGGTGATGCGGTACTGGGAACCTGTACCCAGAGGCCCTGTGTTGTGGGAGGCTCGAGCTGAGCcatgggccacctgggtgcccctcctctgctttgtgCTCCACGTCATAGCCTGGCTCCTCATCTTCAGCATCCTTCTCGTCTTTGACTACGCCGAGCTCATGGGCCTCAAACAG GTATACTACCATGTGCTGGGGCTGGGTGAGCCTCTGGCCCTGAAGTCTCCCCGGGCTCTGAGACTCTTCTCCCACTTGCGCCACCCAGTCTGTGTGgagttgctgacagtgctgtggGTGGTGCCCACTCTGGGCACTGACCGCCTCCTCCTTGCTCTCCTCCTTACACTCTACCTGGGCCTGGCTCACGGACTTGACCAGCAAGACCTCCGCTACCTCCGGGCCCAGTTACAAAGAAAACTCAACCTGCTCTCCCGGCCCCAGGAAGGTGAGGCTGAGTGA